Within the Ochrobactrum vermis genome, the region CGGGCAATCTGTTCGGCAGCCAGACATTCGACATGAAACCTGACATTCTGGTCATGTCGAAGCAGCTTTCGTCATCCTATCTGCCGATTTCGGCCTTCCTCATCAATGAGCGTGTGTACGCTCCGATTGCCGAAGAAAGCCACAAGATCGGCACGCTTGGCACGGGCTTCACGGCATCGGGCCATCCGGTGGCGGCGGCTGTGGCGTTGGAAAATCTCGCTATCATTGAAGAGCGTGATCTGGTCTCCAATGCGCGCGACCGCGGTGCCTATATGCAGAAGCGCCTGCGCGAGTTGCAGGGTCATCCTCTGGTCGGCGAAGTGCGTGGCGTCGGTCTCATTGCCGGTGTCGAGCTTGTCACCGACAAACAGGCCAAGACAGGCCTTGAGCAGGCTGGTGCGCTGGGTGCACAGGCAAATGCAGCTCTTCAGGAGCGAGGCGTCATTTCGCGCGCAATGGGCGACACACTTGCCTTCTGCCCGCCGCTAATCATCAATGATCAGCAGATCGATACGATGGTGTCAGCGCTTGAAGCGACGCTGAATGATGTTCAGGCGAGCCTCGCCAGGTAATAATTTGCTCTGGAGCTGTTTGAATGACGGGCAGCTCCAGAGCGCAAATTCGCTAAATATCACAAAAATTGTATGATTTTCCGTCACTTGGTCGGAAATCGGCCTTTTCGAGCGTGCGCAAGTTTGTTCCGGTCCAGCTTGCAAATACGGTAAGTTTTTCGCGCAAGCCAGTTGCAATACGCGATAGGTTTCTTTCACTTTTCCGCATCATTTCACGACAATGCGCGCATCGTGGCCTTTGCCGCACCTGCGCCGGATGAAGGCTTGCGCCACCCCTCCAGCCAGTATCGAGTCCCCATCCGGTTACCGGGAGTAAGTAGTCGTGCATCATGCATCCCTGACCAAGAACCTGACGCATCTGCAGCGCCTAGAGGCGGAAGCGATCCATATTTTTCGTGAGGTTGCAGCAACCTTCTCCAATCCGGTGATGCTTTACTCGGTCGGGAAAGATTCTTCGGTGATGCTGCATCTGGCGATGAAGGCATTCTATCCGGCTCCGCCACCCTTTCCCTTTCTGCATGTCGATACGACATGGAAGTTTCGCGAGATGATCGAGTTTCGTGATGCCCAGACACGTGAAAAGGGTTTCGAACTGCTCGTGCATATCAACGAGGATGGCGTGCGCGAGGGTATTGGTCCATTTAGTCATGGATCGAATATCCACACCCATGTGATGAAGACGGTCGCTTTGCGGCAGGCGCTCGACAAATACAAGTTCGATGCCGCTTTTGGCGGCGCTCGTCGCGACGAGGAGAAATCGCGCGCCAAGGAGCGCATCTTTTCTTTCCGTAACGCGCAGCATGGCTGGGACCCCAAGAACCAGCGTCCGGAAATGTGGAAGATCTATAATACGCGAGTTTCCGCCGGGGAGTCGATCCGCGTCTTTCCGCTGTCGAACTGGACCGAACTCGATATCTGGCAATATATCCTGCAGGAGAACATCCCCATCGTGCCGCTTTATTTTGCGGCGCATCGTCCGGTGGTCGAACGCGATGGCATGCTGATCATGGTCGACGATGACCGTATGAAGTTGCGTCAGGGCGAACAGGTAGAAAACCGACTGGTGCGATTCCGCACGCTTGGCTGCTATCCACTCACTGGCGCAATTGAATCCAGCGCGGCCGACCTCTCGGGCATCGTCGAAGAAATGCTGATTGCTCGTACATCCGAGCGGCAGGGCCGCGCCATCGATCGTGATGAAGCCGGATCGATGGAGAAAAAGAAGCGCGAGGGCTATTTCTGATGAATGCGATAATCAAGCCTGTTGCGACCAATGCCGCAGTTAGCGATTTTCTGGCCGATCAGGAGCGGAAAACTTTGCTGCGTTTTCTCACTTGCGGGTCAGTGGATGATGGTAAGTCAACGCTCATCGGGCGTCTGCTTTACGACACGAAACTCATCTTCGAGGACCAACTTGCATCATTGAAGAATGATAGCCGCAAGTTCGGCACGACGGATGACGACTTCGATTTTGCGTTGCTGGTCGACGGGCTGGAAGCCGAGCGGGAGCAGGGGATCACCATCGATGTCGCCTATCGCTTCTTTTCGACGCCACGTCGCAAATTCATCGTCGCGGACACGCCGGGGCATGCGCAATACACGCGCAACATGGCAACCGGTGCCTCGACAGCCGATCTCGCAATCGTGCTCATCGATGCCCGTCAGGGCGTACTGACCCAGACACGGCGCCATTCCTTCATCGCCTCGGCGCTCGGCATTCGCCACATCGTTCTGGCCGTGAACAAGATCGATCTGGTCGATTTCTCGCAAGAGGCTTTTGAGCGCATTGTCGCGGACTATATGAGCTTTGCCAAAGAACTAGGTTTTGTCAGCATCCAGCCGATTCCCCTCTCGGCACGCTTTGGTGATAACGTTACCCTGCCGTCGCCACGCATGGGCTGGTATGAGGGGCCGCACCTGCTTGAACATCTGGAAACCGTGCGCATCGATACTGAGGCAGCGGCAAAGCCGTTTCGTTTTCCCGTGCAATATGTAAACCGGCCCAATCTTGATTTTCGCGGCTTCTCCGGCACCGTGGCGTCAGGTTCGATCAGCGTGGGTGATGCCGTGGTGGTTGCCAAATCTGGCAAGACATCCCGTGTAAAGCGCATTGCCACCTATGACGGTGACCTGCCGCGTGTTTCCGAAGGGCAGGCTGTCACATTGGTGCTGGAGGACGAGATCGAGGTTTCACGCGGCAATATGCTGGTAGGGACGGAAGCCCGGCCCGAAGTGGCGGATCGCTTCTCAGCCAATATAGTCTGGTTCGGCGAAGAGGCGTTGCAGTCCGGCCGTTCCTATATCCTTCGTACAGAGACGGATCAGACACCGGTAACGATCAACGAGATCGTTTACAGAACTGATGTTGACAGTATTACGCATCAGGACACCTCTCGCCTCGACCTCAACGAGATTGGACTTTGCCATCTCCAGACAGTAGATCAGATTGCATTCGATCCCTACGCCGACAATCGTGTAACGGGTGCATTCGTATTGATCGACAGGCTTACCAACGCCACTGTAGGTGCAGGAACGGTCGATAGTGCTCTCCGGCAGGCGACGAATGTGCATCTTCAGCCTCTCGACCTCGACAAGCAGACACGCGCAGCGCAGAAATTCCAGAAACCGGCTGTACTCTGGTTTACGGGTCTGTCCGGCTCTGGCAAATCCACCATCGCAAACCGGCTGGAACAGCGCCTCCATGCGCTGGGAAAGCACACTTATCTGCTGGACGGTGATAATGTCCGCCATGGCCTCAACAGCGATCTGGGCTTCTCAGAGGAGGATAGGGCAGAGAATATCCGCCGTGTCGGCGAAGTCGCCCGATTGATGATCGATGCCGGACTGGTGGTGCTGGTCTCCTTCATTTCGCCATTTCGGAGCGAACGGGATCACATTCGCTCTCGGCTGCCTGAGGGCGAATTTGTGGAAATATTCGTGGATACGCCAATCGAGGAATGCATCGCCCGCGACCCGAAAGGGCTCTATGCGCAGGCTTTGCGCGGAGAGATCAAGGCTTTCACTGGGATAGATTCTCCTTACGAAGAGCCGGTTTCACCGGAACTTCGCCTGAATACGACAGGTCGTGACGTTGACGAACTCGTCGCAGAAGTAGAAAAGTATCTTGCCGAACATGGTATCATCGGCAGTTATGGCAGTGATTCCTGGTCGATCTGAGCAATGAAGATTTCAGCCTCCCCGAAAGCCGATCCAAACGGCGAAGCAATGCTGGCCGTCCTGCAGGAAGCTGCACTGGCGGCGGGGCGCATTATTATGAAGCACTATGCCAATGGTTGCGCGGTTCAGAGCAAAAAAGATGCTTCGCCCGTCACGGAAGCAGATCGTGACGCGGAGGCCATCATTCTTGCGGCAATCGCTTCTGTCATCCCAGATATTCCGGTTGTGGCGGAAGAAGAAGTGGCGGCGGGACGTTTGCCTTCGCAGTTGGGAAGGCGGTTTCTATTGGTCGATCCGCTGGATGGAACACGCGAATTTCTACTGCGAAACGGCGATTTCACGGTGAATATAGGCCTGATCGAGGATGGCGTTCCGGCTCTCGGCATTGTCTACGCGCCGGTTCGCAATCGTTTGTTCATCGGAAACAGCAACGGTGCCGAAGAAATAACGACGACCAAAGATCATGCGGTCGGATCACGGCGTGGGATAGCAGTGCGTGTTCACGGGCCGGAGCGCGTGGCCGTCTGCAGCCGGTCCCATAAGAACCCGGAGACGGAAAAGTTCCTGAACGACAACAGGATCAGCAACTGCGTTTCCATTGGCTCGTCGTTGAAGTTTTGCCTGATCGCCAGCGGAGAGGCCGACATCTATCCGCGGTTCGGCCCGACGATGGAATGGGATACGGCAGCAGGCGACGCTGTGTTACGCGCTGCGGGCGGCCTTACCACGACATTCGAGGGAACACCGCTCTCCTATGGTCAACGCGCCGATGAAGGTGTCGCCGGATTTGCCAACCCTAATTTTGTGGCTTTCGGCGGTGGAACACTGCCTGTTTTTGCCGCGATGTGACACCTATCGATAACAAACCGACAGAGTGTCCGGTTCTCATATTCAGCGCGCCCGAAAGCCGTGTCCAACTTTTCGGGTTGGGCATTTAAAAAAACGGCAAGATGCACTTGCAGCTTGAAATTTGGGGCGTTATAAGCCGCCTCAAGGTCACGACCACATGGTCACGGAGTGTAGCGCAGCCTGGTAGCGCACCTCGTTCGGGACGAGGGGGTCGGAGGTTCGAATCCTCTCACTCCGACCATTTACTTGAGGGCGTGCCCTCATTCATCTGATGTTTCACTTTCCAGTTCGGTGGCAACAAGTTGTTGTATGCGAATTGCACGATGCAACTCTTTCAAAAGAACTCAGCGCAGGGCTACATCTTAAGCTGATATTGTGTTAAGTGCTTCGTCGAAGAGCATTGGCGCATTGAGGTAGATTTTGCCTAATTAATACCGGTCTCATCCAGTTTCACCTGTACACCTGATAGCAAGAAGCTGTCGGGGTATGAACTTGTTCATCGGGTGGCGGTAGAGACCGGTTTGGCATTGTCAAATGTGCCGGACAGCTTGTGCTGTCTCTGCTCTTCAGCCACTCAAAACATCGCCATACCGCGCCCGGAACGGGGCACCTCATTCGCCATCTTGGTGAGCTTCCAAAATGGAAGACCGAGATATTATGAGCGATACTCTTCGGGTACGGTGGATCATCACACCGAAAATTGCCCCTCAGCCTTGGATTGCGTGCGGTGGATGCAGCAAATTGAAGGCTTTTCAGTCGAGCGGAAAGGTTCGACTGAATGCCAATGGTCGCAAGCTGGATGCGTGGCTGATCTATAAGTGTCTGACATGTGACAAAACATGGAATCGGCCGATCTTCGAACGACAGAATGTTCGCGAGATCGACCCTAAGATATTGGAGGCACTTCAGTCCAACGATCCGCAATGGATCCGGAGGGAAGCGTTCGATATCCAGGCACTGAGACGTAAATCGCAGCGCGTCGATGAGTTTTCAGAGTGCGAAGTTGTGAAAGGCATCGCGCATGGCACAGCAAACTCCAAACTAATCGAGATCGAATTGCAGGTGGCCTTGACCGCCAGCATACGCCTCGATCGTCTCTTGGCAACCGAGCTTCAAATCTCTCGCGCCAGCCTTCAGGCGCTTTGCGATAGGCGGGTAATTCGGATTGCACCGGACGAAAACAGCATCTTGCGGCGACGCGTCAAGACCGGTGTCGTGATCTCGATAAATCCGGGGGGACTGGATCGCGAGACCGGATGGCAGGCGCTTGTCGCGGGAAGAGCGTTAGAGCGCCGATCTGATTGAATCCGATAGGCGCGTTAAAACAATGAAGGCCCGGTTTCGGGCCTTCTGTCGCTCTGCGAACAGATGACTGAGGTCGGCAGTCCCTGCCTATTCCCTCTTCCCGAAAACCGACATACGCATGAACTCGCCGTCATATTCAGCGAGAGCAACCACGCGTTTTCGATCCAGTATTTCCACACGATTTGATCGAAACTGGATCAATCCTTCCTCGCGCAGGTCACGCAGCATCCTGTTGAGATGGATGGGCGTCAGTCCCAGAGCATCAGCGAGCTGATATTGCGTAAGGGGGCAATAGAAGGAGTTCGGGTCGCCCATCCCGCACGATTCCACACGGTCGGAAAGCTCAAGAAACAGATGTGCGGTTCGGACGAACGCGGCGCGACATCCGATATTGGTAAGGTGCTCGATCAACATGGACCGTTGGCGTGCAAGAAGCTCGATAAGGATCAGACTGAGGCGCGGCGCGCGTTCAATAGAGGCTTCAAGCGAGGCGAGTGGGATCTCGAAAACCGACATCGGTGTGATTGCCGCGATTGTGTTGTAGCTATATCCATCGGCGGTTCTAAGGCCGAGAAAATCGCTCCGCATGGGGAAGTCGATAATCTGCCGTTCACCACTCGACAGATCGCGATAAACGCATCCCCAGCCGGAGCGCACAAGATGGATGCTTCTGACGCGCGCACCTTGCTCGATGATGGTGGCATCGGCGGCAAAATCGTTTTCAATCACAGTGAGCGAAGAAAGCGCGTCTGTTTCCCGCGCTTCAAGCTTGGCCAGAATTGGAGCCGTCTCCAATAAACCAATAAGCGCTTCAATCGATGGGGCTGTGGTCTGCTTGCCACTATGCATTTCTAACCCACTAGGACGTATTCCGAGATGCATGGAATAGCTTTTCGGAAAAGATGCGCGTTAAAACGAACAATTAGAGCGCGATTTGATTCAATCAAATCGAAATGCGTTCCGAAGCATTTCCCGCAGGACCGCATTGCGATCTTGCGTTTGGAAAAACGGATAAACCATCAAACGGTTTTTCCGTCAGAATTTTGAGTATTCTTGAATTTGGGAATACGCAACTGCCCCATGCTACGTCGATAAATTCTGTAAGCCCGAAAACCATCTAAACGAAAGATATAGAGGCTATATCCTCCCGCTCTACAAGTCGTTCTTATGGACGGTCATAAATTTTCTGCATTGCTAACATAAGTTAATGACACGATTATTTCCCGATAGCAATATTTACCCCAGTCAACGCCATAGGTCTATCCAGGCAGGCACATGAAATCACTCGTCTCTGACGAAAGTAATAGTTGGATGCATAAACATAGAGCAACTTGAGTAGCGCCGGGAGTATCACATGTTGGAAACAAGAGGGGATAGCCTTTGGGCGGCTTCGGAGAGCGTTGGCGATAGGGGCAACGCCGCAAGCGTTGAGGCAGCGCGTGGACGGCGTATGTTGCTCGTATGCAAAAGCAACCTTGAGCGCCAGTGCCTTTATAACGGGCTCGTGCTGAATGGTCTCAAGCTTCCCGTGGAGACACAAGCGGCGGTCGAGCTCGCGGATCCAACGGACGATATTGCTGTCGTTCTCATCAATATCGGCTCGAAACGATTGGCCGATCCATTTTTCTCGGAAAAATTGCAGGCTGTGATCGAACTTTGGCGTCCGGTTCCGGTCGTTTTTCTTGCTGAACGCGAAGAGTGGGCTCAGGTTGTGCGCGCAATGGAAATCGGCGCGCGCGGCTATATCCCAACTTCAGTCGATATAAAAGTCTGCGTCGAGGCCATTCATCTTGCAACTGCCGGCGGCATGTATGTGCCCGCTTCGATGGTTTTCCAG harbors:
- a CDS encoding DUF1062 domain-containing protein, producing MSDTLRVRWIITPKIAPQPWIACGGCSKLKAFQSSGKVRLNANGRKLDAWLIYKCLTCDKTWNRPIFERQNVREIDPKILEALQSNDPQWIRREAFDIQALRRKSQRVDEFSECEVVKGIAHGTANSKLIEIELQVALTASIRLDRLLATELQISRASLQALCDRRVIRIAPDENSILRRRVKTGVVISINPGGLDRETGWQALVAGRALERRSD
- the cysQ gene encoding 3'(2'),5'-bisphosphate nucleotidase CysQ, which encodes MKISASPKADPNGEAMLAVLQEAALAAGRIIMKHYANGCAVQSKKDASPVTEADRDAEAIILAAIASVIPDIPVVAEEEVAAGRLPSQLGRRFLLVDPLDGTREFLLRNGDFTVNIGLIEDGVPALGIVYAPVRNRLFIGNSNGAEEITTTKDHAVGSRRGIAVRVHGPERVAVCSRSHKNPETEKFLNDNRISNCVSIGSSLKFCLIASGEADIYPRFGPTMEWDTAAGDAVLRAAGGLTTTFEGTPLSYGQRADEGVAGFANPNFVAFGGGTLPVFAAM
- the cysD gene encoding sulfate adenylyltransferase subunit CysD — translated: MHHASLTKNLTHLQRLEAEAIHIFREVAATFSNPVMLYSVGKDSSVMLHLAMKAFYPAPPPFPFLHVDTTWKFREMIEFRDAQTREKGFELLVHINEDGVREGIGPFSHGSNIHTHVMKTVALRQALDKYKFDAAFGGARRDEEKSRAKERIFSFRNAQHGWDPKNQRPEMWKIYNTRVSAGESIRVFPLSNWTELDIWQYILQENIPIVPLYFAAHRPVVERDGMLIMVDDDRMKLRQGEQVENRLVRFRTLGCYPLTGAIESSAADLSGIVEEMLIARTSERQGRAIDRDEAGSMEKKKREGYF
- a CDS encoding response regulator transcription factor; the encoded protein is MLETRGDSLWAASESVGDRGNAASVEAARGRRMLLVCKSNLERQCLYNGLVLNGLKLPVETQAAVELADPTDDIAVVLINIGSKRLADPFFSEKLQAVIELWRPVPVVFLAEREEWAQVVRAMEIGARGYIPTSVDIKVCVEAIHLATAGGMYVPASMVFQTAPTDIDDDVLGELLTAREIEVVHAIRIGKSNKIIAFELGMSEGTVKAHVHNIMKKIGAANRTEVACKLHRMYGEKFDLD
- the cysN gene encoding sulfate adenylyltransferase subunit CysN, with protein sequence MNAIIKPVATNAAVSDFLADQERKTLLRFLTCGSVDDGKSTLIGRLLYDTKLIFEDQLASLKNDSRKFGTTDDDFDFALLVDGLEAEREQGITIDVAYRFFSTPRRKFIVADTPGHAQYTRNMATGASTADLAIVLIDARQGVLTQTRRHSFIASALGIRHIVLAVNKIDLVDFSQEAFERIVADYMSFAKELGFVSIQPIPLSARFGDNVTLPSPRMGWYEGPHLLEHLETVRIDTEAAAKPFRFPVQYVNRPNLDFRGFSGTVASGSISVGDAVVVAKSGKTSRVKRIATYDGDLPRVSEGQAVTLVLEDEIEVSRGNMLVGTEARPEVADRFSANIVWFGEEALQSGRSYILRTETDQTPVTINEIVYRTDVDSITHQDTSRLDLNEIGLCHLQTVDQIAFDPYADNRVTGAFVLIDRLTNATVGAGTVDSALRQATNVHLQPLDLDKQTRAAQKFQKPAVLWFTGLSGSGKSTIANRLEQRLHALGKHTYLLDGDNVRHGLNSDLGFSEEDRAENIRRVGEVARLMIDAGLVVLVSFISPFRSERDHIRSRLPEGEFVEIFVDTPIEECIARDPKGLYAQALRGEIKAFTGIDSPYEEPVSPELRLNTTGRDVDELVAEVEKYLAEHGIIGSYGSDSWSI
- a CDS encoding Crp/Fnr family transcriptional regulator, giving the protein MHSGKQTTAPSIEALIGLLETAPILAKLEARETDALSSLTVIENDFAADATIIEQGARVRSIHLVRSGWGCVYRDLSSGERQIIDFPMRSDFLGLRTADGYSYNTIAAITPMSVFEIPLASLEASIERAPRLSLILIELLARQRSMLIEHLTNIGCRAAFVRTAHLFLELSDRVESCGMGDPNSFYCPLTQYQLADALGLTPIHLNRMLRDLREEGLIQFRSNRVEILDRKRVVALAEYDGEFMRMSVFGKRE